From Equus quagga isolate Etosha38 chromosome 3, UCLA_HA_Equagga_1.0, whole genome shotgun sequence, one genomic window encodes:
- the BBS7 gene encoding Bardet-Biedl syndrome 7 protein isoform X2: protein MDLNLNRADYLQVGVTSQKTMKLLPASRRRATQKVVVGDHDGVVMCFGMKKGEAVTVFKTLPGQKIARLELGGVLNTPQEKVFVAAGSEIRGFTKRGKQFLSFETNLTESIKAMHISGSDLFLSASYIYNHYCDCKDQHYYLSGDKINDIICLPVERLPRITPVLACQDRVLRVLQGSDVMYEIEVPGPPTVLALHNGNGGDSGEDLMFGTSDGKLGLIQITTSKPIHKWEIRNEKKRGGILCVDNFDIVGDGVKDLLVGRDDGMVEVYSFDNANEPVLRFDQALSESVTSIQGGCVGKDGYDEIVVSTYSGWVTGLTTEPIHKESGPGEELKINQEMQNKISSLRSELEHLQLKVLQEREKYQQSSQSSKAKSAVPSFSINDKFTLNKDDASYSLTLEVQTAIDNVLIQSDVPIDLLDVDKNSAVVSFSSCDSEANTTRLELKIRSIEGQYGTLQAYVTPRIQPKTCQVRQYLIKPLSLHQRTHVIDPDRPMNTLTLTGQFSFAEVHSWVVFCLPEVPEKPPAGECMTFYFQNTFLDTQLESTYKKGEGIFKSDNISTISILKDVLSKEATKRKINLNISYEINEVSVKHTLKLIHPKLEYQLLLAKKVQLIDALKELQVHEGNTNFLIPEYRCILEEADHLQEEYKKQPAHLERLYGMITDLFIDKFKFKGTNVKTKVPLLLEILDSYDQNALIAFFDAA, encoded by the exons GTGGGAGTGACCTCTCAGAAGACTATGAAGCTACTTCCTGCCTCAAGACGTAGAGCTACCCAAAAG GTGGTCGTTGGAGATCATGATGGGGTAGTTATGTGCTTTGGCATGAAGAAGGGAGAAGCAGTG ACAGTGTTCAAGACTTTACCGGGGCAGAAGATTGCAAGACTGGAACTAGGAGGGGTTCTTAACACACCCCAGGAGAAAGTTTTTGTTGCTGCAGGATCTGAGATTAGAGGTTTtacaaagagaggaaaacagtTCCTCTCTTTTGAAACAAACCTCACTGAAAGCATTAAAGCCAt gCACATATCTGGCTCAGACCTCTTTCTCAGTGCAAGTTACATCTATAACCATTATTGTGACTGCAAAGACCAACATTATTACCTTTCTGGAGACAAAATCAATGACATCATCTGCCTGCCAGTGGAAAGATTGCCTCGTATTACACCAGTACTGGCCTGCCAGGACAGAGTTCTCAGAGTTTTACAG GGATCTGACGTAATGTATGAAATTGAAGTTCCTGGCCCACCTACTGTTTTAGCGCTACACAACGGAAATGGCG GTGACTCTGGAGAAGACCTCATGTTTGGAACATCAGATGGAAAACTTGGGCTTATTCAGATCACTACATCTAAACCGATACATAAATGGGAGATTCgaaatgagaaaaagaggggAG gtattttgtGTGTGGACAACTTTGACATTGTGGGTGATGGAGTTAAAGATTTACTTGTTGGGAGAGATGATGGAATGGTGGAAGTGTATAGTTTTGATAATGCAAATGAGCCTGTTCTACGATTCGATCAg GCGTTGTCTGAAAGTGTCACATCTATCCAGGGTGGTTGTGTAGGGAAAGATGGCTATGATGAAATCGTGGTATCCACATATTCAG GCTGGGTTACAGGTCTGACAACAGAGCCTATTCATAAGGAAAGTGGACCAGGAGAAGAACTAAAAATTAATCAGGAGATGCagaataaaatttcttctttacg GAGTGAGTTGGAACATCTGCAGCTTAAGGTGctacaggaaagagagaaatatcaACAGTCTTCTCAATCAAGCAAAGCAAAGTCAGCAGTTCCTTCATTTAGCATAAATGACAAATTTACATTAAATAAAGATGATGCCAGCTACAGTCTTACCTTAGAGGTGCAGACAGCAATAGATAATGTCTTAATACAG AGTGATGTTCCAATAGATTTACTTGATGTGGATAAAAATTCTGCTGTTGTCAGCTTTAGCAGCTGTGATTCTGAG GCAAATACCACAAGGCTGGAACTCAAg ATTCGCTCAATTGAAGGCCAGTATGGCACACTTCAAGCATATGTAACTCCAAGAATTCAACCCAAAACCTGTCAGGTCCGCCAGTACCTTATCAAACCCCTTTCACTCCACCAAAGAACTCACGTTATTGATCCTGACAG ACCGATGAATACCCTAACATTGACAGGCCAGTTCAGTTTTGCCGAAGTTCACTCCTGGGTGGTGTTTTGCCTGCCCGAAGTTCCTGAAAAACCTCCAGCAGGAGAATGTATGACGTTTTACTTTCAGAACACCTTCCTGGATACACAGCTTGAAAGCACCTACAA aaaaggagaaggaatttttaaatctgACAACATTTCTACTATATCCATCCTAAAAGATGTTCTCTCTAAAGAagctacaaaaaggaaaattaacctCAACATATCatacg AGATAAATGAAGTATCAGTCAAACACACTTTAAAGCTAATCCACCCAAAGCTGGAGTACCAGTTGCTTTTGGCTAAGAAAGTGCAGTTAATTGATGCTTTAAAA gaaTTGCAGGTTCATGAGGGAAATACAAACTTTCTGATACCAGAATATCGCTGTATTCTAGAGGAGGCAGATCACCTACAGGAAGAATACAAAAAGCAGCCCGCACATCTGGAAAGACTCTATG GCATGATCACTGATCTTTTCATAGATAAGTTCAAGTTCAAAGGGACCAATGTGAAAACCAAAGTACCTCTTTTACTGGAGATTCTGGACAGTTATGACCAAAATGCATTAATTGCTTTCTTTGATGCTGCATGA
- the BBS7 gene encoding Bardet-Biedl syndrome 7 protein isoform X3, whose protein sequence is MDLNLNRADYLQVGVTSQKTMKLLPASRRRATQKVVVGDHDGVVMCFGMKKGEAVTVFKTLPGQKIARLELGGVLNTPQEKVFVAAGSEIRGFTKRGKQFLSFETNLTESIKAMHISGSDLFLSASYIYNHYCDCKDQHYYLSGDKINDIICLPVERLPRITPVLACQDRVLRVLQGSDVMYEIEVPGPPTVLALHNGNGGDSGEDLMFGTSDGKLGLIQITTSKPIHKWEIRNEKKRGGILCVDNFDIVGDGVKDLLVGRDDGMVEVYSFDNANEPVLRFDQALSESVTSIQGGCVGKDGYDEIVVSTYSGWVTGLTTEPIHKESGPGEELKINQEMQNKISSLRSELEHLQLKVLQEREKYQQSSQSSKAKSAVPSFSINDKFTLNKDDASYSLTLEVQTAIDNVLIQSDVPIDLLDVDKNSAVVSFSSCDSESNDNFLLATYRCQANTTRLELKIRSIEGQYGTLQAYVTPRIQPKTCQVRQYLIKPLSLHQRTHVIDPDRPMNTLTLTGQFSFAEVHSWVVFCLPEVPEKPPAGECMTFYFQNTFLDTQLESTYKKGEGIFKSDNISTISILKDVLSKEATKRKINLNISYEINEVSVKHTLKLIHPKLEYQLLLAKKVQLIDALKELQVHEGNTNFLIPEYRCILEEADHLQEEYKKQPAHLERLYGAASHSSWGLCHI, encoded by the exons GTGGGAGTGACCTCTCAGAAGACTATGAAGCTACTTCCTGCCTCAAGACGTAGAGCTACCCAAAAG GTGGTCGTTGGAGATCATGATGGGGTAGTTATGTGCTTTGGCATGAAGAAGGGAGAAGCAGTG ACAGTGTTCAAGACTTTACCGGGGCAGAAGATTGCAAGACTGGAACTAGGAGGGGTTCTTAACACACCCCAGGAGAAAGTTTTTGTTGCTGCAGGATCTGAGATTAGAGGTTTtacaaagagaggaaaacagtTCCTCTCTTTTGAAACAAACCTCACTGAAAGCATTAAAGCCAt gCACATATCTGGCTCAGACCTCTTTCTCAGTGCAAGTTACATCTATAACCATTATTGTGACTGCAAAGACCAACATTATTACCTTTCTGGAGACAAAATCAATGACATCATCTGCCTGCCAGTGGAAAGATTGCCTCGTATTACACCAGTACTGGCCTGCCAGGACAGAGTTCTCAGAGTTTTACAG GGATCTGACGTAATGTATGAAATTGAAGTTCCTGGCCCACCTACTGTTTTAGCGCTACACAACGGAAATGGCG GTGACTCTGGAGAAGACCTCATGTTTGGAACATCAGATGGAAAACTTGGGCTTATTCAGATCACTACATCTAAACCGATACATAAATGGGAGATTCgaaatgagaaaaagaggggAG gtattttgtGTGTGGACAACTTTGACATTGTGGGTGATGGAGTTAAAGATTTACTTGTTGGGAGAGATGATGGAATGGTGGAAGTGTATAGTTTTGATAATGCAAATGAGCCTGTTCTACGATTCGATCAg GCGTTGTCTGAAAGTGTCACATCTATCCAGGGTGGTTGTGTAGGGAAAGATGGCTATGATGAAATCGTGGTATCCACATATTCAG GCTGGGTTACAGGTCTGACAACAGAGCCTATTCATAAGGAAAGTGGACCAGGAGAAGAACTAAAAATTAATCAGGAGATGCagaataaaatttcttctttacg GAGTGAGTTGGAACATCTGCAGCTTAAGGTGctacaggaaagagagaaatatcaACAGTCTTCTCAATCAAGCAAAGCAAAGTCAGCAGTTCCTTCATTTAGCATAAATGACAAATTTACATTAAATAAAGATGATGCCAGCTACAGTCTTACCTTAGAGGTGCAGACAGCAATAGATAATGTCTTAATACAG AGTGATGTTCCAATAGATTTACTTGATGTGGATAAAAATTCTGCTGTTGTCAGCTTTAGCAGCTGTGATTCTGAG TCAAATGACAACTTTCTTCTTGCCACTTATCGGTGCCAGGCAAATACCACAAGGCTGGAACTCAAg ATTCGCTCAATTGAAGGCCAGTATGGCACACTTCAAGCATATGTAACTCCAAGAATTCAACCCAAAACCTGTCAGGTCCGCCAGTACCTTATCAAACCCCTTTCACTCCACCAAAGAACTCACGTTATTGATCCTGACAG ACCGATGAATACCCTAACATTGACAGGCCAGTTCAGTTTTGCCGAAGTTCACTCCTGGGTGGTGTTTTGCCTGCCCGAAGTTCCTGAAAAACCTCCAGCAGGAGAATGTATGACGTTTTACTTTCAGAACACCTTCCTGGATACACAGCTTGAAAGCACCTACAA aaaaggagaaggaatttttaaatctgACAACATTTCTACTATATCCATCCTAAAAGATGTTCTCTCTAAAGAagctacaaaaaggaaaattaacctCAACATATCatacg AGATAAATGAAGTATCAGTCAAACACACTTTAAAGCTAATCCACCCAAAGCTGGAGTACCAGTTGCTTTTGGCTAAGAAAGTGCAGTTAATTGATGCTTTAAAA gaaTTGCAGGTTCATGAGGGAAATACAAACTTTCTGATACCAGAATATCGCTGTATTCTAGAGGAGGCAGATCACCTACAGGAAGAATACAAAAAGCAGCCCGCACATCTGGAAAGACTCTATG GTGCTGCCAGTCACTCCTCTTGGGGATTATGCCATATATAG
- the BBS7 gene encoding Bardet-Biedl syndrome 7 protein isoform X1 produces the protein MDLNLNRADYLQVGVTSQKTMKLLPASRRRATQKVVVGDHDGVVMCFGMKKGEAVTVFKTLPGQKIARLELGGVLNTPQEKVFVAAGSEIRGFTKRGKQFLSFETNLTESIKAMHISGSDLFLSASYIYNHYCDCKDQHYYLSGDKINDIICLPVERLPRITPVLACQDRVLRVLQGSDVMYEIEVPGPPTVLALHNGNGGDSGEDLMFGTSDGKLGLIQITTSKPIHKWEIRNEKKRGGILCVDNFDIVGDGVKDLLVGRDDGMVEVYSFDNANEPVLRFDQALSESVTSIQGGCVGKDGYDEIVVSTYSGWVTGLTTEPIHKESGPGEELKINQEMQNKISSLRSELEHLQLKVLQEREKYQQSSQSSKAKSAVPSFSINDKFTLNKDDASYSLTLEVQTAIDNVLIQSDVPIDLLDVDKNSAVVSFSSCDSESNDNFLLATYRCQANTTRLELKIRSIEGQYGTLQAYVTPRIQPKTCQVRQYLIKPLSLHQRTHVIDPDRPMNTLTLTGQFSFAEVHSWVVFCLPEVPEKPPAGECMTFYFQNTFLDTQLESTYKKGEGIFKSDNISTISILKDVLSKEATKRKINLNISYEINEVSVKHTLKLIHPKLEYQLLLAKKVQLIDALKELQVHEGNTNFLIPEYRCILEEADHLQEEYKKQPAHLERLYGMITDLFIDKFKFKGTNVKTKVPLLLEILDSYDQNALIAFFDAA, from the exons GTGGGAGTGACCTCTCAGAAGACTATGAAGCTACTTCCTGCCTCAAGACGTAGAGCTACCCAAAAG GTGGTCGTTGGAGATCATGATGGGGTAGTTATGTGCTTTGGCATGAAGAAGGGAGAAGCAGTG ACAGTGTTCAAGACTTTACCGGGGCAGAAGATTGCAAGACTGGAACTAGGAGGGGTTCTTAACACACCCCAGGAGAAAGTTTTTGTTGCTGCAGGATCTGAGATTAGAGGTTTtacaaagagaggaaaacagtTCCTCTCTTTTGAAACAAACCTCACTGAAAGCATTAAAGCCAt gCACATATCTGGCTCAGACCTCTTTCTCAGTGCAAGTTACATCTATAACCATTATTGTGACTGCAAAGACCAACATTATTACCTTTCTGGAGACAAAATCAATGACATCATCTGCCTGCCAGTGGAAAGATTGCCTCGTATTACACCAGTACTGGCCTGCCAGGACAGAGTTCTCAGAGTTTTACAG GGATCTGACGTAATGTATGAAATTGAAGTTCCTGGCCCACCTACTGTTTTAGCGCTACACAACGGAAATGGCG GTGACTCTGGAGAAGACCTCATGTTTGGAACATCAGATGGAAAACTTGGGCTTATTCAGATCACTACATCTAAACCGATACATAAATGGGAGATTCgaaatgagaaaaagaggggAG gtattttgtGTGTGGACAACTTTGACATTGTGGGTGATGGAGTTAAAGATTTACTTGTTGGGAGAGATGATGGAATGGTGGAAGTGTATAGTTTTGATAATGCAAATGAGCCTGTTCTACGATTCGATCAg GCGTTGTCTGAAAGTGTCACATCTATCCAGGGTGGTTGTGTAGGGAAAGATGGCTATGATGAAATCGTGGTATCCACATATTCAG GCTGGGTTACAGGTCTGACAACAGAGCCTATTCATAAGGAAAGTGGACCAGGAGAAGAACTAAAAATTAATCAGGAGATGCagaataaaatttcttctttacg GAGTGAGTTGGAACATCTGCAGCTTAAGGTGctacaggaaagagagaaatatcaACAGTCTTCTCAATCAAGCAAAGCAAAGTCAGCAGTTCCTTCATTTAGCATAAATGACAAATTTACATTAAATAAAGATGATGCCAGCTACAGTCTTACCTTAGAGGTGCAGACAGCAATAGATAATGTCTTAATACAG AGTGATGTTCCAATAGATTTACTTGATGTGGATAAAAATTCTGCTGTTGTCAGCTTTAGCAGCTGTGATTCTGAG TCAAATGACAACTTTCTTCTTGCCACTTATCGGTGCCAGGCAAATACCACAAGGCTGGAACTCAAg ATTCGCTCAATTGAAGGCCAGTATGGCACACTTCAAGCATATGTAACTCCAAGAATTCAACCCAAAACCTGTCAGGTCCGCCAGTACCTTATCAAACCCCTTTCACTCCACCAAAGAACTCACGTTATTGATCCTGACAG ACCGATGAATACCCTAACATTGACAGGCCAGTTCAGTTTTGCCGAAGTTCACTCCTGGGTGGTGTTTTGCCTGCCCGAAGTTCCTGAAAAACCTCCAGCAGGAGAATGTATGACGTTTTACTTTCAGAACACCTTCCTGGATACACAGCTTGAAAGCACCTACAA aaaaggagaaggaatttttaaatctgACAACATTTCTACTATATCCATCCTAAAAGATGTTCTCTCTAAAGAagctacaaaaaggaaaattaacctCAACATATCatacg AGATAAATGAAGTATCAGTCAAACACACTTTAAAGCTAATCCACCCAAAGCTGGAGTACCAGTTGCTTTTGGCTAAGAAAGTGCAGTTAATTGATGCTTTAAAA gaaTTGCAGGTTCATGAGGGAAATACAAACTTTCTGATACCAGAATATCGCTGTATTCTAGAGGAGGCAGATCACCTACAGGAAGAATACAAAAAGCAGCCCGCACATCTGGAAAGACTCTATG GCATGATCACTGATCTTTTCATAGATAAGTTCAAGTTCAAAGGGACCAATGTGAAAACCAAAGTACCTCTTTTACTGGAGATTCTGGACAGTTATGACCAAAATGCATTAATTGCTTTCTTTGATGCTGCATGA